The window GTCGAAGCCGAAATTACGGGCATCGACTACTTCGAGGAGCCACCGCTTGGCTCGACGCCGGTCGTCTACCTAGCCGTCGAGAGTCCCGGCCTCGAGCGCATCCACCGGACGCTAACCGAGGCGTTCGATCCCATCGAGGGGCTCGAGGGGCCGGATTACGTCCCTCACGTCACGCTCGCCAGGGGAGGCAATCTCGAGGCGGCGCGTCGGCTGGCCGACCGGGAGATCGAGCCGATCCGCTGGACGGTCACCGAACTCGAGTTCTTCGACGGGACGTACCGACTGCCGGTGAGCCGCGTTTCCCTGCCCGCGTGAGTACGTCACCTCCCTGTTTTCGATAACTTACGTCAACGTTCGCTGAGCGGTGTCGACGGCTGCCAGGGTTCGGGCGGTGCCCTCCCCTCACTGCTCACCGCTTACGGTGCCGGCGGCTCCCCCTCGTACCGGTCGTGATCGGCGTAGAAGTTGAGCATCGCGAACTTGAGTTTTTCCGGGTCGATGTCGATCAGTTCCTCGCGCTCCTCGTGCGGGAACGTCCCGTTGACGCTGTACTTCCCGAGATCGGACTTCGCGCGCCTCGAGTAGCGTCTGTCGAGGAGAATTCGGACGCCGACGTCCTCGGGCGAGCGGATGACCCGGCCGAGCGCCTGGCGGGTCTTTCTGACGGTCGGAATTTCGACGGCGTAGCGCCAGCCGGTTTCGGTGCCGTCGAATGCGGTGTCGTAGGCCTCCTGGACTGCCTCGGCGCGATCGTCCAGGTGGGGGTAGGGAACGCCCACGACGAGCACCGTGTGTGCGTCGTGCCCGTCGAAACTCACTCCCTCGGCGAGCGTACCCCACAGTGAGGTG of the Natronosalvus vescus genome contains:
- a CDS encoding 2'-5' RNA ligase family protein; translation: MYSVNVPVPGRVKALASDLYPSLVGFDTVRETHSCLLKRLGDDPQVARLQQRAHRALEGSPAVEAEITGIDYFEEPPLGSTPVVYLAVESPGLERIHRTLTEAFDPIEGLEGPDYVPHVTLARGGNLEAARRLADREIEPIRWTVTELEFFDGTYRLPVSRVSLPA